From the genome of Bacillota bacterium, one region includes:
- a CDS encoding transposase, with the protein MKSRQYSDEFKEEIIQECQEVGNVALVARRYEISPNTIHTWLRKYRQLGTVRSL; encoded by the coding sequence ATGAAGTCACGCCAGTATTCTGATGAGTTCAAGGAGGAGATCATTCAAGAGTGCCAAGAAGTAGGGAATGTCGCACTTGTTGCCAGGCGCTATGAGATTTCTCCCAACACCATCCATACTTGGCTGAGGAAGTACCGACAGTTGGGCACCGTTAGGAGCCTTA